One window of Perca flavescens isolate YP-PL-M2 chromosome 6, PFLA_1.0, whole genome shotgun sequence genomic DNA carries:
- the LOC114557847 gene encoding fibrous sheath CABYR-binding protein isoform X1 yields the protein MGCSSSSAQTVDQEKRPGTKPEESNGDTVALRNGIIPEDAQTIEDQMQLPVQTALPDDLQPGADDEAEAVLVALEAQEDLGSGEDLLTAPEPRPESAAPAEPAPEAAVPAEAAAPAEAATKPEAAVALVEALPSVEEAAAVETVVAEAAPEVQALVEATAEAPSDESVVAVQAETPAVVEEVATEAAEASPEVATPAVESVVSEPAEASPEVATPALEPVVSEPAEASPEVAIPAVESVVSEPAEASPEVATPALEPVVSEPAEASPEVATPALEPVVSEPAEASPEVATPALEPVVSEPAEASPEVATPALEPVVSEPAEASPEVATPALEPVVSEPAEVPVIVEEAAAAAAEAPAEVAAPVEAEAPTDNAAPAPASTAPCESSEQGEVSAPALSEASALAEAVAPSEVVVSDEALAPAEAAAPGEAAAPAQAAAPGEAVAPGEVSAPDEASALGVVSVQAESSALIEAAQLLIDPKIAAATIPELPPLSPVTVEAQTEPQKAVEEATAPPAATTVSSESAAAPAEAPVVESTPAEAPSAPAPEASPEVVSATEASQDTDSVKAKKED from the coding sequence CACTCAGAAACGGTATCATCCCAGAAGATGCACAGACCATTGAGGACCAGATGCAGTTGCCTGTGCAGACTGCCTTACCAGACGATCTTCAACCGGGAGCCGATGATGAGGCAGAGGCCGTGTTGGTAGCCCTGGAGGCCCAGGAGGATCTTGGCTCTGGGGAGGACCTCCTGACTGCTCCTGAGCCTCGGCCAGAATCTGCTGCCCCTGCAGAGCCAGCCCCAGAGGCCGCTGTTCCAGCAGAGGCCGCTGCTCCAGCGGAAGCCGCTACGAAACCTGAGGCTGCTGTAGCTTTGGTGGAGGCACTTCCCTCTGTGGAAGAAGCTGCCGCTGTAGAAACTGTAGTGGCTGAGGCCGCTCCGGAGGTCCAAGCCCTTGTTGAGGCTACAGCGGAGGCCCCTTCTGATGAATCTGTTGTAGCTGTGCAGGCAGAGACCCCTGCTGTTGTTGAGGAGGTGGCCACTGAGGCAGCAGAGGCCTCTCCTGAAGTTGCCACCCCTGCGGTTGAATCTGTTGTATCAGAGCCAGCAGAGGCCTCTCCTGAAGTTGCCACGCCTGCTCTTGAACCTGTTGTATCAGAGCCAGCAGAGGCCTCTCCTGAAGTTGCCATCCCTGCGGTTGAATCTGTTGTATCAGAGCCAGCAGAGGCCTCTCCTGAAGTTGCCACGCCTGCTCTTGAACCTGTTGTATCAGAGCCAGCAGAGGCCTCTCCTGAAGTTGCCACGCCTGCTCTTGAACCTGTTGTATCAGAGCCAGCAGAGGCCTCTCCTGAAGTTGCCACGCCTGCTCTTGAACCTGTTGTATCAGAGCCAGCAGAGGCCTCTCCTGAAGTTGCCACGCCTGCTCTTGAACCTGTTGTATCAGAGCCAGCAGAGGCCTCTCCTGAAGTTGCCACGCCTGCTCTTGAACCTGTTGTATCAGAGCCAGCAGAGGTCCCAGTGATTGTGGAAGAGGCAGCAGCTGCAGCGGCTGAGGCCCCTGCTGAAGTGGCTGCTCCTGTGGAGGCAGAGGCTCCAACTGACAATGCCGCACCAGCTCCTGCCTCAACCGCACCATGTGAATCCTCAGAACAAGGTGAAGTTTCAGCACCAGCACTAAGTGAGGCCTCAGCACTAGCTGAAGCGGTAGCCCCAAGTGAAGTTGTAGTATCAGACGAGGCTTTGGCACCAGCTGAAGCTGCAGCCCCAGGGGAAGCTGCAGCCCCAGCTCAAGCTGCAGCCCCAGGTGAAGCTGTAGCCCCAGGTGAAGTTTCAGCACCAGATGAGGCTTCAGCACTAGGTGTAGTCTCAGTACAGGCTGAATCGTCAGCACTCATTGAGGCAGCACAGCTTCTTATAGATCCAAAGATTGCGGCAGCAACTATTCCAGAGTTACCTCCATTATCTCCAGTCACTGTTGAGGCCCAAACTGAGCCTCAGAAGGCCGTTGAGGAGGCAACAGCACCTCCAGCAGCAACAACTGTGAGCTCAGAGTCTGCGGCAGCACCAGCGGAGGCTCCTGTGGTTGAATCCACCCCAGCTGAAGCACCCTCGGCACCAGCCCCTGAGGCCTCACCGGAAG
- the LOC114557847 gene encoding fibrous sheath CABYR-binding protein isoform X2, with translation MGCSSSSAQTVDQEKRPGTKPEESNGDTVALRNGIIPEDAQTIEDQMQLPVQTALPDDLQPGADDEAEAVLVALEAQEDLGSGEDLLTAPEPRPESAAPAEPAPEAAVPAEAAAPAEAATKPEAAVALVEALPSVEEAAAVETVVAEAAPEVQALVEATAEAPSDESVVAVQAETPAVVEEVATEAAEASPEVATPAVESVVSEPAEASPEVATPALEPVVSEPAEASPEVAIPAVESVVSEPAEASPEVATPALEPVVSEPAEASPEVATPALEPVVSEPAEASPEVATPALEPVVSEPAEVPVIVEEAAAAAAEAPAEVAAPVEAEAPTDNAAPAPASTAPCESSEQGEVSAPALSEASALAEAVAPSEVVVSDEALAPAEAAAPGEAAAPAQAAAPGEAVAPGEVSAPDEASALGVVSVQAESSALIEAAQLLIDPKIAAATIPELPPLSPVTVEAQTEPQKAVEEATAPPAATTVSSESAAAPAEAPVVESTPAEAPSAPAPEASPEVVSATEASQDTDSVKAKKED, from the exons CACTCAGAAACGGTATCATCCCAGAAGATGCACAGACCATTGAGGACCAGATGCAGTTGCCTGTGCAGACTGCCTTACCAGACGATCTTCAACCGGGAGCCGATGATGAGGCAGAGGCCGTGTTGGTAGCCCTGGAGGCCCAGGAGGATCTTGGCTCTGGGGAGGACCTCCTGACTGCTCCTGAGCCTCGGCCAGAATCTGCTGCCCCTGCAGAGCCAGCCCCAGAGGCCGCTGTTCCAGCAGAGGCCGCTGCTCCAGCGGAAGCCGCTACGAAACCTGAGGCTGCTGTAGCTTTGGTGGAGGCACTTCCCTCTGTGGAAGAAGCTGCCGCTGTAGAAACTGTAGTGGCTGAGGCCGCTCCGGAGGTCCAAGCCCTTGTTGAGGCTACAGCGGAGGCCCCTTCTGATGAATCTGTTGTAGCTGTGCAGGCAGAGACCCCTGCTGTTGTTGAGGAGGTGGCCACTGAGGCAGCAGAGGCCTCTCCTGAAGTTGCCACCCCTGCGGTTGAATCTGTTGTATCAGAGCCAGCAGAGGCCTCTCCTGAAGTTGCCACGCCTGCTCTTGAACCTGTTGTATCAGAGCCAGCAGAGGCCTCTCCTGAAGTTGCCATCCCTGCGGTTGAATCTGTTGTATCAGAGCCAGCAGAGGCCTCTCCTGAAGTTGCCACGCCTGCTCTTGAACCTGTTGTATCAGAGCCAGCAGAGGCCTCTCCTGAAGTTGCCACGCCTGCTCTTGAACCTGTTGTATCAGAGCCAGCAGAGGCCTCTCCTGAAGTTGCCACGCCTGCTCTTGAACCTGTTGTATCAGAGCCAGCAGAG GTCCCAGTGATTGTGGAAGAGGCAGCAGCTGCAGCGGCTGAGGCCCCTGCTGAAGTGGCTGCTCCTGTGGAGGCAGAGGCTCCAACTGACAATGCCGCACCAGCTCCTGCCTCAACCGCACCATGTGAATCCTCAGAACAAGGTGAAGTTTCAGCACCAGCACTAAGTGAGGCCTCAGCACTAGCTGAAGCGGTAGCCCCAAGTGAAGTTGTAGTATCAGACGAGGCTTTGGCACCAGCTGAAGCTGCAGCCCCAGGGGAAGCTGCAGCCCCAGCTCAAGCTGCAGCCCCAGGTGAAGCTGTAGCCCCAGGTGAAGTTTCAGCACCAGATGAGGCTTCAGCACTAGGTGTAGTCTCAGTACAGGCTGAATCGTCAGCACTCATTGAGGCAGCACAGCTTCTTATAGATCCAAAGATTGCGGCAGCAACTATTCCAGAGTTACCTCCATTATCTCCAGTCACTGTTGAGGCCCAAACTGAGCCTCAGAAGGCCGTTGAGGAGGCAACAGCACCTCCAGCAGCAACAACTGTGAGCTCAGAGTCTGCGGCAGCACCAGCGGAGGCTCCTGTGGTTGAATCCACCCCAGCTGAAGCACCCTCGGCACCAGCCCCTGAGGCCTCACCGGAAG